The Niallia alba genome includes a window with the following:
- the rlmN gene encoding 23S rRNA (adenine(2503)-C(2))-methyltransferase RlmN, whose protein sequence is MMEQVKTSSRRRQKEEPTIPSIYSMQLQELKDWLTEHNEKAFRADQIFEWLYKKRVTSFEDMSNLSKNLRLLLQEHFTITTLNTLIQQTSNDGTIKFLFELHDGYSIETVLMRHDYGNSVCVTTQVGCRIGCTFCASTLGGLKRNLEAGEIVAQVVKVQQALDEMDERVSSVVIMGIGEPFDNFNNMLSFLKIINHEQALNIGARHITVSTSGIIPKIYEFADQNMQINFAVSLHAPNTELRSRLMPINRAYKLPELIEAIRYYVDKTGRRVSFEYGLFGNVNDQVEHAEELAELVKGIKCHVNLIPVNYVPERDYVRTPKDQIFLFEKTLKKHGVNVTIRREQGSDIDAACGQLRAKERKEETR, encoded by the coding sequence ATGATGGAACAAGTAAAAACATCATCAAGAAGAAGACAAAAAGAAGAACCAACGATTCCATCGATTTACTCGATGCAGTTGCAAGAATTAAAGGATTGGTTAACAGAACATAATGAAAAGGCATTTCGTGCCGACCAAATTTTTGAATGGCTTTATAAAAAGAGAGTAACCTCTTTTGAAGATATGTCCAACTTATCGAAAAATTTACGACTATTGCTACAAGAGCATTTTACAATTACGACATTAAACACACTTATTCAGCAAACATCTAATGATGGAACAATTAAATTTCTATTTGAATTACATGACGGTTACTCTATTGAAACAGTTTTAATGCGCCATGATTATGGTAACTCTGTATGTGTAACAACACAAGTAGGCTGTAGAATTGGCTGTACATTTTGTGCTTCTACTTTAGGTGGATTAAAAAGAAACTTAGAAGCAGGAGAAATCGTTGCTCAAGTCGTAAAAGTACAACAGGCATTAGATGAAATGGACGAGCGTGTTAGTTCGGTCGTAATCATGGGAATTGGGGAACCATTTGATAACTTTAATAATATGTTAAGTTTCCTAAAAATTATTAATCATGAACAAGCATTAAATATTGGAGCAAGACATATCACGGTATCTACTAGTGGAATTATCCCAAAAATTTATGAATTTGCTGATCAAAATATGCAAATTAATTTTGCTGTTTCCCTTCATGCGCCTAACACGGAGTTAAGAAGTAGACTAATGCCAATCAACAGAGCTTATAAACTGCCTGAACTAATCGAAGCAATCCGTTATTATGTTGATAAAACAGGAAGAAGAGTGAGCTTTGAATATGGTTTGTTTGGAAATGTAAATGATCAAGTAGAACATGCAGAAGAGCTAGCAGAGCTTGTCAAAGGAATAAAGTGTCATGTCAACTTAATTCCTGTAAACTATGTACCAGAAAGAGATTATGTAAGAACACCGAAAGATCAAATCTTTTTATTTGAAAAAACGTTAAAGAAACATGGAGTAAATGTTACAATCCGTCGTGAGCAAGGTTCAGATATCGATGCTGCATGTGGACAGCTTCGTGCGAAGGAGAGAAAAGAAGAGACGAGGTGA
- a CDS encoding Stp1/IreP family PP2C-type Ser/Thr phosphatase, giving the protein MSQIFMTDKGKVRQHNEDSGAIIRNKSGQRLAIVADGMGGHRAGDVASSLTVEKLTELWNMVEEMKTADEAENWLKANILKVNQYVFDYASTHPECEGMGTTIIGVISTENFATIAHVGDSRCYLYNEDGFKQITEDHSLVNELVRMGQISKEAAEHHPRKNVVLRALGTDAQLDIDVMTIVFEEGDIIFICSDGLSNKVTDQQIKEILEKENTLEEQASTLIETANINGGEDNITVVILEHGDGHQAGEVQ; this is encoded by the coding sequence TTGAGTCAAATTTTTATGACTGATAAGGGGAAAGTTAGACAACATAATGAGGATAGTGGAGCGATTATAAGAAATAAAAGCGGTCAACGCCTTGCCATCGTAGCAGATGGCATGGGCGGACACCGTGCTGGTGATGTTGCAAGCTCACTTACTGTTGAAAAACTGACAGAACTTTGGAACATGGTAGAGGAAATGAAAACAGCAGATGAAGCAGAAAACTGGTTAAAAGCGAATATTTTAAAAGTAAATCAGTATGTCTTTGATTATGCATCTACACATCCAGAATGTGAAGGTATGGGGACGACGATAATTGGTGTGATTAGTACAGAAAATTTTGCTACGATCGCACACGTTGGAGACAGCAGATGCTATCTTTATAACGAAGATGGCTTTAAACAAATTACAGAAGATCATTCCTTAGTAAATGAATTAGTTCGTATGGGGCAGATTTCCAAAGAAGCTGCTGAGCACCATCCACGAAAAAATGTCGTTTTACGAGCGCTTGGAACAGATGCTCAATTAGATATTGATGTGATGACTATTGTATTTGAAGAAGGAGACATCATATTTATTTGTTCAGATGGGTTATCGAATAAAGTAACAGATCAACAAATTAAAGAAATCCTTGAAAAAGAGAATACACTTGAGGAACAAGCTTCCACATTAATTGAAACTGCTAATATAAATGGCGGAGAAGATAATATCACGGTTGTTATATTAGAGCATGGGGATGGTCATCAAGCAGGTGAAGTGCAATGA
- the pknB gene encoding Stk1 family PASTA domain-containing Ser/Thr kinase yields MMIGKRISGRYKVLDMVGGGGMANVYLAHDMILDRDVAVKMLRLDYVNDEEFIKRFHREAQSATSLAHPNIVNIYDVGEEGDIYYIVMEYVEGDTLKQYIHKHSPLSVETVIAIMQQITSAIAHAHQNNIIHRDIKPHNILIDKDGNVKVTDFGIAMALSATSITQTNSVLGSVHYLSPEQARGGMANKKSDIYSLGIVMFELLTGRLPFSGESAVSIALKHLQSETPSVRRWNEVIPQSVENIVLKATAKDPFYRYNSMEEMSEDLRTALDEERMDESKFSIPVDDEATKAIPVITNDGLYKNFDETIVHKNEKEVPAKQQVNEKPKKPEKKEKKKKEKKKGKKIAAIIISTFLALILIMGLVIFVLPDLLAPDDIVVPDVTGLEVDAAKTALEDKGFVVSDTITLNSDEVEKGHVIKTSPSAGSARREGTEIVIYESLGKETVVLSDYVGRKYDDVVKLLESEGFDFKDIDPIEVFDDSEPGTILEQNFDPNEEVVPSETSLEFTISKGVELISIKDLSDYTKKEVNDYVDAVGLTVKFTEEYSDSVEKGLVISQSPEARTNLKKGTEISVVLSKGKKEVQPKEVMKEISIPYEPTEMTPDGKPVEQTVRIYIGDFNNSMTEPAETFTITENTKKTIYLQIPEGQKGYYRVQIDSVVILDEEVPYPN; encoded by the coding sequence ATGATGATTGGTAAAAGAATAAGTGGTCGTTATAAGGTTTTAGATATGGTTGGCGGAGGTGGAATGGCAAACGTCTATCTTGCGCATGATATGATTCTTGATCGCGATGTAGCTGTTAAAATGCTAAGACTCGATTATGTTAATGATGAAGAATTTATTAAACGATTTCATCGCGAAGCACAATCAGCAACAAGCTTAGCTCATCCGAATATTGTCAATATTTATGATGTTGGGGAAGAAGGAGACATCTATTATATTGTTATGGAATATGTGGAAGGCGATACATTAAAGCAGTATATACATAAACATTCACCGCTTTCTGTAGAAACAGTTATTGCAATTATGCAACAAATAACCTCGGCAATTGCACATGCTCATCAAAATAATATTATTCACCGGGATATTAAACCGCATAATATTTTAATAGATAAAGATGGGAATGTAAAAGTAACGGATTTTGGAATTGCAATGGCATTGAGTGCGACAAGTATTACCCAAACAAATTCTGTACTGGGTTCTGTTCATTATTTATCTCCGGAGCAGGCACGTGGGGGAATGGCGAATAAAAAATCAGATATTTATTCACTTGGGATTGTGATGTTCGAATTATTGACAGGGAGACTTCCCTTTTCAGGAGAATCCGCTGTTTCCATTGCGTTAAAGCATTTACAATCCGAAACACCTAGTGTCAGAAGATGGAATGAAGTAATTCCACAAAGTGTGGAAAACATCGTCTTAAAAGCTACTGCAAAAGATCCTTTTTATCGATACAATAGTATGGAAGAAATGTCAGAGGATTTGCGTACTGCTCTTGATGAAGAAAGAATGGATGAATCCAAGTTTTCGATACCGGTTGATGACGAAGCTACAAAAGCAATTCCGGTTATTACAAATGATGGTTTATATAAAAATTTCGATGAAACAATTGTTCATAAAAATGAGAAAGAAGTCCCGGCAAAACAGCAGGTAAACGAAAAACCGAAAAAGCCGGAAAAGAAAGAGAAAAAGAAAAAAGAAAAGAAAAAAGGTAAAAAAATAGCGGCAATTATTATTTCGACGTTTCTTGCATTGATTTTGATAATGGGACTAGTTATTTTCGTACTACCAGATTTACTTGCTCCTGATGATATAGTAGTTCCTGATGTTACTGGTCTTGAAGTAGATGCAGCAAAGACGGCGCTAGAGGATAAAGGATTTGTAGTGTCAGATACTATCACTTTGAATAGCGATGAGGTAGAAAAAGGTCATGTTATTAAAACAAGCCCTAGTGCAGGAAGCGCACGTAGAGAAGGAACAGAAATTGTCATTTACGAAAGCCTTGGAAAAGAAACAGTTGTTTTAAGTGATTATGTAGGCAGGAAATATGATGATGTTGTGAAGCTATTAGAATCAGAAGGCTTTGATTTTAAAGATATTGATCCAATAGAGGTATTCGATGATAGTGAACCAGGAACAATATTAGAACAGAATTTTGATCCAAATGAGGAAGTAGTGCCAAGTGAAACATCTTTAGAGTTTACAATTAGTAAAGGCGTCGAGTTAATTAGCATAAAAGATTTATCCGATTATACGAAAAAAGAAGTAAATGATTATGTTGATGCTGTTGGGTTGACCGTAAAATTTACGGAAGAGTATAGTGATTCCGTAGAAAAAGGACTTGTTATTTCCCAATCTCCAGAGGCTCGAACTAACTTGAAAAAAGGAACAGAAATTTCTGTTGTTCTTTCTAAAGGAAAGAAAGAAGTCCAACCGAAAGAAGTAATGAAAGAAATTTCGATACCGTATGAGCCAACTGAAATGACTCCGGATGGAAAGCCTGTAGAACAAACAGTAAGAATTTATATTGGCGATTTTAATAATAGTATGACAGAACCTGCTGAAACGTTTACGATTACGGAGAATACCAAAAAGACAATCTATCTTCAAATTCCCGAGGGACAAAAAGGCTATTATCGAGTGCAAATTGACAGTGTTGTCATCCTTGATGAGGAAGTTCCTTATCCAAACTAA
- the rsgA gene encoding ribosome small subunit-dependent GTPase A: MPKGKIIKALSGFYYVLSEGQLIQCRGRGVFRKNKITPLVGDEVVFQAENETDGYLLEVSERKNELVRPPIANVDQAILVFSSVEPEFSTALLDRFLVLIEYNRIDPVICITKMDLASSHEAEKMKEFAAQYEAIGYPVILTSSETELGIEQLLPYVKDKISVFAGQSGVGKSSLLNVIRPDLELKTNEISSHLGRGKHTTRHVELISIGDGLIADTPGFSSLEFMEIEAEELNYCFPEIEKTSENCKFRGCLHLSEPKCAVKEAVENNEIPLYRYEHYKDFLQEIRDRKPRY, translated from the coding sequence ATGCCCAAAGGCAAAATCATTAAAGCATTAAGTGGATTTTATTATGTATTAAGTGAGGGTCAATTAATACAATGCCGCGGAAGAGGGGTTTTTCGAAAAAATAAGATTACCCCTTTAGTAGGGGATGAAGTCGTTTTTCAGGCGGAAAACGAAACAGATGGCTATCTTTTAGAAGTAAGCGAAAGAAAAAATGAATTAGTAAGACCACCAATTGCCAATGTTGATCAGGCTATTCTTGTATTTTCGAGTGTGGAGCCTGAGTTTAGTACAGCTTTATTGGATCGTTTTCTTGTATTAATTGAATATAACAGAATAGATCCAGTCATCTGTATTACCAAAATGGATTTGGCGAGTAGCCATGAGGCGGAAAAAATGAAAGAATTTGCAGCACAATATGAGGCAATTGGATATCCTGTTATTTTAACCTCTTCTGAGACAGAATTAGGAATAGAGCAGTTACTTCCTTATGTTAAGGATAAAATATCAGTATTTGCAGGACAATCAGGTGTAGGAAAGTCTTCTTTATTAAATGTAATAAGACCTGATTTAGAACTAAAAACAAATGAAATCTCTTCCCATTTAGGAAGAGGAAAGCATACAACTCGACATGTAGAGCTTATCTCAATCGGAGACGGTCTTATCGCCGATACACCAGGTTTTAGTTCCCTTGAGTTTATGGAAATCGAAGCAGAAGAGTTGAATTATTGTTTTCCCGAAATAGAAAAAACAAGCGAAAACTGCAAATTTAGAGGCTGTCTTCATCTTTCAGAACCAAAATGTGCAGTTAAAGAAGCCGTCGAAAACAATGAAATCCCATTATATCGTTATGAGCATTACAAAGATTTTCTCCAAGAAATTAGAGATAGAAAACCTCGGTATTAG
- a CDS encoding thiamine diphosphokinase — protein sequence MIVHIMAGGPKQYIPKLDKYPKDICWIGVDRGVIYLMEKSIPTYAAFGDFDSISEEELHNIEAKTGIIKRFKPEKDETDMELALLWAIKEGATLIRLFGATGGRLDHTIANLQLLLREAIDHKDVKVEIIDKQNSVAVVPAGSYTLKKMSEYKYISFFPFSTKIVGLTLEGFKYPLVRRNLPASSTLCISNELIRETGTFSFDEGILMVIRSCD from the coding sequence ATGATTGTACATATTATGGCTGGTGGACCTAAGCAGTATATTCCTAAGCTAGACAAGTATCCGAAAGATATTTGTTGGATTGGCGTAGATCGAGGCGTTATTTATTTAATGGAAAAATCTATTCCGACCTATGCTGCTTTTGGTGATTTTGATTCTATTTCAGAAGAAGAACTACATAACATAGAAGCAAAAACAGGAATTATTAAGCGGTTTAAACCAGAAAAAGATGAAACAGATATGGAGCTTGCTCTTCTGTGGGCAATCAAAGAGGGAGCAACACTCATTCGACTATTTGGAGCAACAGGAGGAAGACTCGATCATACGATAGCAAACCTTCAGCTCTTATTAAGAGAAGCTATAGATCATAAAGATGTTAAAGTGGAAATTATCGATAAGCAAAATAGCGTAGCCGTTGTCCCAGCAGGCTCTTACACCTTGAAAAAAATGAGTGAATATAAATATATTTCATTTTTTCCTTTTAGTACAAAGATTGTAGGTCTAACTTTAGAAGGTTTTAAATACCCTTTAGTAAGGAGAAATCTTCCTGCGAGCAGCACATTATGCATTAGTAATGAACTAATTCGAGAAACTGGTACTTTTTCCTTTGATGAAGGCATATTAATGGTAATAAGAAGTTGTGATTAA
- the spoVM gene encoding stage V sporulation protein SpoVM, protein MRFYTIKLPKFLGGLVRAMLGTFKKD, encoded by the coding sequence ATGAGATTTTATACCATTAAATTGCCGAAATTTTTAGGAGGACTTGTCCGAGCAATGTTAGGAACCTTTAAGAAGGACTAA
- the rpmB gene encoding 50S ribosomal protein L28, protein MPRKCVITGRKTTTGNARSHAMNANKRTWGANLQKVRILVDGKPKRVWVSARALRSGKVERV, encoded by the coding sequence ATGCCACGTAAATGTGTTATAACTGGAAGAAAAACAACTACAGGTAATGCTCGTTCCCATGCTATGAACGCTAACAAACGTACTTGGGGAGCTAACCTTCAAAAGGTTCGTATTTTAGTAGATGGTAAACCTAAACGTGTTTGGGTTTCTGCTAGAGCATTAAGATCTGGTAAAGTAGAACGCGTTTAA
- a CDS encoding Asp23/Gls24 family envelope stress response protein, with protein MSIELKTNFGQIDISTEVIATIAGGAAVDCYGIVGMASKNQIKDGLTDILRKDNFTRGVIVRKVEEEVHIDMYIIVSYGTKISEVAHNVQSKVKYTLNKTVGLAVDSVNIYVQGVRVTNP; from the coding sequence ATGTCCATTGAACTAAAAACGAATTTCGGACAAATTGATATATCAACAGAAGTTATCGCTACAATCGCAGGTGGAGCAGCAGTAGACTGCTACGGTATCGTTGGAATGGCGTCGAAAAATCAAATTAAAGACGGTTTAACAGATATTTTGCGTAAAGATAACTTTACACGTGGTGTAATCGTTCGAAAAGTTGAAGAAGAAGTACATATTGATATGTATATCATTGTAAGTTACGGAACGAAAATCTCCGAGGTTGCGCACAATGTTCAATCAAAAGTAAAATACACGCTCAATAAGACAGTTGGACTTGCCGTTGACTCGGTTAATATTTACGTTCAGGGAGTTCGTGTGACGAACCCGTAG
- a CDS encoding DAK2 domain-containing protein, with protein sequence MSITVLEGKRFAEMVIQGANHLSSNAKYVDALNVFPVPDGDTGTNMNLSMTSGAKEVQKNIQSHIGKVGTSLSRGLLMGARGNSGVILSQLFRGFSKHIEQKETITGKEFAQALQFGVETAYKAVMKPVEGTILTVAKDSAKKAVQSAETNDDIIVIMEDTVKEAKASLNRTPDLLPVLKEVGVVDSGGQGLVFVYEGFLAELKGEKLPDAVQNVVSMNELVNAEHHKNVHSYINTEDIEFGYCTEFMVRLEQEKLGNKPFSEEDFRQALSKYGDSLLVIADDEIVKIHIHSNHPGEVLSFGQKYGNLVKMKIENMREQHSNLVDSAEQEEAISAHSVEEQKEYGIVTVSMGSGIADLFRSIGAHYVIEGGQTMNPSTEDIVNAVKHINAKKVFILPNNKNIIMAAEQAAEVLEQDVVVISSKTVPQGMSALLAFNPSSDLETNEKNMKAALEHVKTGQITYAVRDTSIDGLEIETGDFMGLADGKIVVKSKEKTESAQELLQSMIDEDSEIVTVIKGEEATEEEVDTLVSFIEENFEDVEVEVHDGKQPLYSFIFSIE encoded by the coding sequence GTGTCAATTACAGTTTTAGAAGGAAAGCGATTTGCCGAAATGGTAATCCAAGGAGCAAACCATTTATCCTCTAATGCTAAATATGTAGATGCGTTAAATGTTTTTCCAGTGCCAGATGGAGATACAGGAACGAATATGAATTTATCGATGACTTCAGGTGCAAAGGAAGTTCAAAAGAATATTCAATCGCATATCGGTAAAGTTGGAACCTCATTATCTAGAGGGCTATTAATGGGAGCTAGAGGAAATTCTGGGGTTATTCTTTCTCAATTATTTCGAGGCTTTTCAAAACATATAGAGCAAAAGGAAACAATAACTGGAAAAGAATTTGCACAAGCTTTACAATTCGGTGTGGAAACAGCATATAAAGCAGTAATGAAACCGGTAGAGGGAACGATTCTTACAGTTGCGAAGGATTCTGCAAAGAAAGCGGTTCAATCTGCCGAAACGAATGACGACATTATTGTTATCATGGAAGATACAGTGAAAGAAGCGAAAGCTTCATTAAATAGAACACCTGACCTATTACCTGTTTTAAAAGAAGTAGGTGTTGTGGACAGTGGTGGGCAAGGATTAGTATTTGTCTATGAAGGCTTCCTTGCTGAGCTTAAAGGTGAAAAACTTCCTGACGCTGTTCAAAACGTTGTTTCAATGAACGAATTAGTAAATGCAGAGCATCATAAAAATGTTCATAGTTATATCAATACAGAAGATATTGAATTTGGCTATTGCACAGAGTTTATGGTTCGTTTAGAACAGGAGAAATTAGGAAACAAGCCGTTTTCAGAAGAAGACTTTAGACAGGCTTTAAGCAAATACGGAGATTCTTTACTTGTTATCGCAGATGATGAGATTGTGAAAATTCACATTCACTCTAATCATCCAGGTGAAGTTTTATCATTTGGTCAAAAGTACGGTAACTTAGTAAAAATGAAGATTGAAAATATGCGCGAGCAGCATAGCAACTTAGTGGATTCAGCAGAACAAGAGGAAGCAATTAGCGCTCATTCTGTTGAAGAACAAAAAGAGTATGGGATTGTAACGGTTTCTATGGGAAGCGGAATTGCAGATCTTTTTAGAAGCATCGGTGCTCATTATGTTATCGAGGGCGGCCAAACGATGAATCCTAGTACAGAAGATATTGTTAATGCAGTGAAACATATTAACGCGAAAAAAGTCTTTATTTTGCCAAATAATAAAAATATTATTATGGCAGCAGAACAAGCAGCTGAAGTATTAGAACAAGACGTAGTTGTTATTTCTTCTAAAACTGTTCCTCAAGGAATGTCAGCGTTGCTTGCTTTCAATCCTTCTAGTGATTTAGAAACAAATGAGAAGAATATGAAAGCTGCGCTTGAACATGTAAAAACAGGTCAAATTACGTATGCGGTCAGAGATACAAGCATCGATGGGCTAGAGATTGAAACAGGCGATTTTATGGGACTTGCAGATGGGAAAATCGTTGTAAAAAGCAAAGAAAAAACAGAATCTGCACAAGAACTTTTACAATCTATGATTGATGAGGATTCTGAAATTGTAACGGTAATCAAAGGAGAAGAAGCGACGGAAGAAGAAGTAGATACGCTTGTATCCTTTATTGAAGAAAATTTTGAAGATGTGGAAGTTGAAGTTCATGACGGTAAGCAACCACTATATTCCTTCATCTTTTCAATCGAATAA
- the sdaAB gene encoding L-serine ammonia-lyase, iron-sulfur-dependent subunit beta, whose product MKYKSVFDIIGPVMIGPSSSHTAGAARIGRVARNLFEREPKWVNIHFYGSFAETYKGHGTDVAIIGGILDFDTFDERIKASLEIAEQHGIQVKFHIEEAIPEHPNTAKIHLGDEKGEMELVGISIGGGKIEITELNGFKLKLSGHHPAILVVHNDRFGAIAKVANVLAKYEINIGHMEVSRKEKGKLALMTIEVDQNIEEAILKELEQLDSIEKVTTIVE is encoded by the coding sequence ATGAAATATAAAAGTGTTTTTGATATTATTGGTCCGGTCATGATTGGTCCGTCCAGTTCCCACACAGCAGGTGCGGCGAGAATTGGAAGAGTCGCACGCAATCTTTTTGAAAGAGAACCAAAATGGGTAAATATTCATTTTTATGGTTCCTTTGCTGAAACCTATAAGGGGCATGGGACGGATGTGGCAATTATCGGAGGGATTCTTGATTTTGATACATTTGATGAACGAATTAAAGCGTCCTTAGAAATAGCGGAACAGCATGGAATCCAAGTTAAATTCCATATAGAAGAAGCGATACCAGAGCATCCAAATACTGCTAAAATCCATTTAGGAGACGAAAAAGGTGAAATGGAGCTAGTTGGTATTTCTATTGGCGGTGGAAAAATTGAAATCACAGAACTTAATGGGTTTAAATTAAAGCTTTCTGGTCATCACCCTGCAATATTGGTTGTTCATAATGATCGATTCGGGGCTATTGCTAAGGTTGCGAATGTATTGGCTAAATATGAAATAAATATCGGTCATATGGAAGTAAGCCGTAAAGAAAAAGGGAAATTGGCTTTAATGACAATTGAGGTCGATCAAAATATAGAAGAAGCGATTTTAAAAGAGCTTGAGCAGTTAGATTCGATTGAAAAAGTAACAACAATCGTGGAATAA
- the sdaAA gene encoding L-serine ammonia-lyase, iron-sulfur-dependent, subunit alpha: protein MFRNVAELVEMATTRNLPISEIMIEQEMNVTGRTRAEILAQMETNLQVMEQAVERGLNGVVSHSGLTGGDAVLLQEYIKKGQFLSGEIILDAVSKAVATNEVNAAMGMICATPTAGSAGVVPGTLFAVKNKLNPTREQMIAFLFNSGAFGFVVANNASISGAAGGCQAEVGSAAGMAAAAIVEMAGGTPEQSAHAMAITLKNMLGLVCDPVAGLVEVPCVKRNAMGAANAMIAADMALAGIKSRIPCDEVIDSMYRIGQAMPTALKETARGGLAATPTGRRLEAEIFGSAAAANK from the coding sequence ATGTTCCGTAATGTAGCAGAATTGGTAGAAATGGCAACAACTAGAAATTTACCGATTTCCGAAATTATGATTGAACAAGAAATGAACGTAACAGGAAGAACAAGAGCAGAAATACTTGCACAGATGGAAACAAATTTGCAGGTAATGGAGCAAGCGGTGGAAAGAGGGTTGAATGGAGTAGTATCCCATTCCGGATTGACTGGTGGAGATGCCGTTTTACTTCAAGAATATATTAAAAAAGGTCAATTTCTTTCAGGAGAAATTATTTTAGATGCAGTTAGTAAAGCTGTTGCAACGAATGAAGTAAATGCAGCAATGGGAATGATTTGCGCAACACCAACAGCAGGATCTGCAGGTGTTGTACCTGGTACGCTTTTTGCTGTGAAAAATAAACTGAATCCAACAAGAGAGCAGATGATTGCGTTCCTTTTTAATTCAGGTGCATTTGGGTTCGTGGTTGCAAATAACGCATCAATCTCTGGTGCTGCTGGCGGATGCCAAGCGGAAGTTGGCTCGGCTGCTGGGATGGCTGCAGCTGCGATTGTAGAAATGGCAGGAGGAACACCTGAACAATCAGCGCACGCTATGGCAATTACACTAAAGAATATGCTAGGTCTTGTTTGTGATCCAGTTGCTGGTTTAGTCGAAGTTCCATGTGTAAAACGAAACGCCATGGGAGCAGCGAATGCAATGATTGCTGCAGATATGGCGCTTGCAGGCATAAAAAGTCGTATTCCTTGTGATGAAGTAATTGATAGTATGTATCGAATTGGTCAGGCAATGCCTACGGCGCTTAAAGAAACAGCACGGGGAGGGTTGGCAGCAACACCAACTGGTCGGAGACTGGAAGCTGAAATCTTTGGTAGTGCCGCTGCCGCTAACAAGTGA